The Aeromicrobium sp. Leaf245 genome includes a region encoding these proteins:
- a CDS encoding M18 family aminopeptidase → MPAADDLCRFVDASPSPFHAVATAAAALDAAGWSRADERDAWPASGGRGYVVRGGSLVAWDDTAATGPADPFRIVGAHTDSPNLRLKQHHDRRFEGTDVLALEPYGGPLLTTWLDRDLGVAGRVVLRDGSERLVHVDEPVLRVPNLAIHLDRDAAGAPDRQRHLDAVWSQRGRPFLAWLGEREGFAAEDVLGHELMTTDVVPSGRVGADGWLVAAPRLDNQATCFAGLEAFLTSGASGSGPVPGQRSVLVLFDHEEVGSSSERGAASDLLLTVLERIVLAAGGARDDLHRAVAGSICASGDMAHATHPNHAERHEPLHHVVLGGGPVLKVNQNLRYATDAAGAAVFARACESVGVPLQRYVHRADLPCGSTIGPISAARTGISTVDFGAPQLAMHSARETMAAADVEHYVKALTAFFELAD, encoded by the coding sequence ATGCCTGCCGCCGACGACCTCTGCCGCTTCGTGGACGCCTCGCCGTCGCCCTTCCATGCCGTGGCGACGGCGGCCGCGGCGCTCGACGCCGCAGGCTGGTCCCGCGCCGACGAGCGCGACGCGTGGCCCGCCTCGGGCGGACGCGGGTACGTGGTGCGTGGCGGCTCGCTCGTGGCCTGGGACGACACCGCGGCGACCGGGCCGGCCGACCCGTTCCGCATCGTCGGTGCCCACACCGACAGCCCGAACCTGCGCCTCAAGCAGCACCACGACCGCCGGTTCGAGGGCACCGACGTGCTCGCGCTCGAGCCGTACGGAGGACCGCTGCTCACGACGTGGCTCGACCGCGACCTCGGCGTCGCCGGCCGGGTCGTGCTGCGCGACGGATCCGAGCGGCTCGTCCACGTCGACGAGCCCGTCCTGCGCGTGCCCAACCTGGCGATCCACCTCGACCGCGACGCTGCCGGGGCGCCCGACCGCCAGCGTCACCTCGACGCGGTGTGGTCGCAGCGGGGCAGGCCGTTCCTGGCCTGGCTGGGGGAGCGGGAGGGCTTCGCGGCCGAGGACGTCCTCGGCCACGAGCTCATGACGACCGACGTGGTGCCGAGCGGGCGGGTCGGGGCCGACGGCTGGCTGGTCGCCGCCCCACGTCTGGACAACCAGGCGACCTGCTTCGCCGGGCTGGAGGCTTTCCTGACCTCGGGGGCGTCGGGGTCCGGCCCGGTGCCGGGTCAGCGCTCGGTGCTCGTGCTGTTCGACCACGAGGAGGTCGGCAGCTCATCGGAGCGGGGAGCGGCCTCCGACCTCCTGCTCACCGTGCTGGAGCGCATCGTGCTGGCTGCAGGCGGAGCGCGCGACGACCTGCACCGCGCCGTGGCCGGGTCGATCTGCGCGTCCGGCGACATGGCGCACGCGACGCATCCCAACCACGCCGAGCGCCACGAGCCGCTGCACCACGTCGTGCTCGGGGGAGGGCCCGTGCTCAAGGTCAACCAGAACCTGCGCTACGCGACCGACGCCGCCGGCGCGGCGGTGTTCGCGCGAGCCTGCGAGAGCGTCGGCGTCCCGCTGCAGCGGTACGTCCACCGGGCCGACCTGCCGTGCGGGTCGACGATCGGGCCCATCAGCGCCGCCCGCACCGGCATCTCCACCGTGGACTTCGGAGCGCCGCAGCTGGCCATGCACTCGGCGCGGGAGACGATGGCCGCCGCCGACGTGGAGCACTACGTGAAGGCCCTCACGGCCTTCTTCGAGCTCGCCGACTGA
- the rpsA gene encoding 30S ribosomal protein S1 gives MSIAPSAAPQVAVNDIGSEADFLAAIDSTIKYFNDGDIVDGTIVKVDRDEVLLDIGYKTEGVIPSRELSIKHDVDPNEVVSVGDSVEALVLQKEDKEGRLILSKKRAQYERAWGDIEKIKAEEGVVEGTVIEVVKGGLIMDIGLRGFLPASLVEMRRVRDLDPYIGQKLEAKIIELDKNRNNVVLSRRAWLEQTQSAVRQKFLDELKKGQVRKGVISSIVNFGAFVDLGGVDGLVHVSELSWKHIDHPNEVVQVGDEVTVEVLDVDLERERVSLSLKATQEDPWQQFARTHQIGQIVPGKATKLVPFGAFVRVEEGIEGLVHISELAERHVEIPEQVVQIGDSVMVKIIDIDLERRRISLSLKQANETQAAEGDDFDPTLYGMTSSYDEQGNYIYPDGFDPETGEWQEGFDEARAAWEKQYAEAHERWEAHKKQIEEAEKANVEAGEVSNYSAGGEVETTEGSLASDEALQALREKLTGGE, from the coding sequence ATGAGCATCGCTCCCTCTGCGGCACCGCAGGTTGCGGTCAACGACATCGGCAGCGAGGCCGACTTCCTCGCCGCCATCGACTCGACCATCAAGTACTTCAACGACGGCGACATCGTCGACGGCACCATCGTCAAGGTGGACCGTGACGAGGTCCTCCTCGACATCGGCTACAAGACCGAGGGCGTCATCCCCTCGCGCGAGCTGAGCATCAAGCACGACGTCGACCCCAACGAGGTCGTCAGCGTCGGCGACAGCGTCGAGGCCCTCGTCCTCCAGAAGGAGGACAAGGAAGGCCGTCTGATCCTGTCCAAGAAGCGTGCTCAGTACGAGCGCGCCTGGGGCGACATCGAGAAGATCAAGGCCGAGGAAGGCGTCGTCGAGGGCACCGTCATCGAGGTCGTCAAGGGCGGCCTCATCATGGACATCGGACTCCGTGGCTTCCTGCCCGCCTCGCTCGTGGAGATGCGTCGCGTTCGCGACCTCGACCCGTACATCGGCCAGAAGCTCGAGGCGAAGATCATCGAGCTCGACAAGAACCGCAACAACGTGGTCCTGTCGCGCCGTGCCTGGCTCGAGCAGACCCAGTCGGCCGTGCGCCAGAAGTTCCTCGACGAGCTCAAGAAGGGGCAGGTCCGCAAGGGCGTCATCTCCTCCATCGTCAACTTCGGTGCGTTCGTCGACCTCGGCGGCGTCGACGGTCTCGTCCACGTCTCCGAGCTGTCCTGGAAGCACATCGACCACCCGAACGAGGTCGTCCAGGTCGGCGACGAGGTCACCGTCGAGGTCCTCGACGTCGACCTCGAGCGCGAGCGCGTGTCGCTGTCGCTCAAGGCGACGCAGGAGGATCCGTGGCAGCAGTTCGCCCGGACCCACCAGATCGGTCAGATCGTGCCCGGCAAGGCCACCAAGCTCGTCCCCTTCGGCGCGTTCGTGCGCGTCGAGGAGGGCATCGAGGGCCTCGTGCACATCTCCGAGCTGGCCGAGCGTCACGTCGAGATCCCCGAGCAGGTCGTGCAGATCGGCGACTCGGTCATGGTCAAGATCATCGACATCGACCTCGAGCGTCGTCGTATCTCGCTCTCGCTCAAGCAGGCGAACGAGACGCAGGCGGCCGAGGGCGACGACTTCGACCCGACGCTGTACGGCATGACCTCCTCGTACGACGAGCAGGGCAACTACATCTACCCCGACGGCTTCGATCCGGAGACCGGCGAGTGGCAGGAGGGCTTCGACGAGGCCCGCGCCGCGTGGGAGAAGCAGTACGCCGAGGCTCACGAGCGCTGGGAGGCGCACAAGAAGCAGATCGAGGAGGCCGAGAAGGCCAACGTCGAGGCCGGCGAGGTCAGCAACTACTCCGCCGGTGGCGAGGTCGAGACGACCGAGGGCTCCCTCGCGTCCGACGAGGCCCTGCAGGCCCTGCGCGAGAAGCTGACCGGCGGCGAGTGA
- a CDS encoding GlxA family transcriptional regulator: MKKVAVIVQDGVEAFGLGSICEVWNEPYHPDDDNPVFEFSVCTPEPGRVRGSSYDLFVEESLDAAADADLVCIAPKRGYRAHHPAAIEAVRAAAGRGAYVSAHCTGAWLLGEAGLLDGRECTTHWRYGAELQEAFPEAVVRPEVLYVLDDGVLTGAGSAAGIDASLYLMRRVFGARTAATAARRIVMPPHRSGGQAQFVRTPVGQVEAETLSPVLAWALEHIDEPLPVDRLAAQAHMSPRTFARRFRDETGTTPLQWLTSQRIALAEELLESSPLSIEQIAGRVGFGNAATLRHHFTQALGTTPQEFRRTFTCLEAG; this comes from the coding sequence ATGAAGAAGGTCGCGGTCATCGTGCAGGACGGGGTGGAGGCGTTCGGGCTGGGCTCCATCTGCGAGGTGTGGAACGAGCCGTACCACCCGGACGACGACAACCCCGTGTTCGAGTTCTCCGTGTGCACGCCCGAGCCCGGACGGGTCCGCGGCTCGAGCTACGACCTCTTCGTCGAGGAGTCGCTCGACGCCGCAGCCGACGCCGACCTCGTCTGCATCGCCCCCAAGCGCGGCTACCGGGCCCACCACCCGGCGGCCATCGAGGCCGTCCGTGCCGCGGCCGGTCGCGGAGCCTACGTCTCGGCGCACTGCACCGGGGCGTGGCTGCTCGGCGAGGCCGGGCTCCTGGACGGGCGGGAGTGCACGACGCACTGGCGCTACGGCGCCGAGCTCCAGGAGGCGTTCCCGGAGGCGGTGGTCCGCCCCGAGGTCCTCTACGTGCTCGACGACGGCGTGCTGACCGGCGCCGGCTCCGCTGCCGGCATCGACGCCTCGCTGTACCTGATGCGTCGAGTGTTCGGGGCCCGCACGGCCGCGACGGCGGCACGACGCATCGTCATGCCGCCGCACCGCAGCGGGGGACAGGCGCAGTTCGTGCGCACCCCCGTCGGCCAGGTGGAGGCCGAGACGTTGTCGCCCGTGCTCGCCTGGGCGCTCGAGCACATCGACGAGCCGCTGCCCGTCGACCGCCTCGCGGCCCAGGCGCACATGTCGCCGCGCACCTTCGCGCGACGGTTCCGCGACGAGACGGGCACGACGCCGCTGCAGTGGCTCACGAGCCAGCGCATCGCCCTGGCCGAGGAGCTGCTCGAGAGCTCGCCGCTGTCGATCGAGCAGATCGCCGGCCGCGTGGGGTTCGGCAACGCCGCCACCCTGCGCCACCACTTCACCCAGGCGCTCGGCACCACGCCGCAGGAGTTCCGCCGGACCTTCACGTGCCTCGAGGCCGGCTGA
- a CDS encoding class I adenylate-forming enzyme family protein encodes MEVLTAERSRHDQARVAGALRARGLREGDRLVLLCPGEPDYASVVLGACRSGVVPVPLDPRLTPWERSRILDDLDAALVVESADELHALLDGEPTELDAAPRCRPMHFTSGTTGRPKGVWSGLLDAGDAAQLVAEERELWGFCATDVDLVVSPIYHSAPLRFATGTLLAGGGIAMLPRFEPAAFLDAVETVRPTTMFCVPAHLQRLRQHLDHTGGHPDLSSFRLVAHAGAPCPEPVRRWAHDRFGVDAVWEFYGSTEGQWTACRAQEWREHPGTVGRARPGRVVTVDDEGLLWCVVPPWGRFTYWRDDDKTADAWRETAAGPAFTVGDLGRVEDGYVHLDARRSDLVISGGVNVYPAEVEAALEDVPGVVEVAVFGRPDDRWGQRVVAAYVGDVDEDVLRGRATERLAPPKRPKEYERLDALPRTATGKVRRTEL; translated from the coding sequence GTGGAGGTGCTGACGGCCGAGCGGAGCCGGCACGACCAGGCCCGCGTGGCCGGCGCGCTCCGGGCGCGTGGGCTGCGCGAGGGTGACCGCCTGGTGCTGCTCTGCCCTGGCGAGCCGGACTACGCGAGCGTCGTGCTCGGAGCCTGCCGGAGCGGCGTCGTGCCGGTGCCGCTCGACCCGCGACTCACCCCGTGGGAGCGGTCGCGCATCCTCGACGACCTCGATGCCGCGCTGGTCGTGGAGAGCGCCGACGAGCTGCACGCCCTGCTCGACGGCGAACCGACGGAGCTCGACGCCGCCCCGCGCTGTCGGCCCATGCACTTCACGTCGGGCACGACCGGCCGACCCAAGGGCGTGTGGTCGGGCCTGCTCGACGCGGGCGACGCGGCGCAGCTGGTGGCCGAGGAGCGCGAGCTGTGGGGGTTCTGCGCCACCGACGTCGACCTCGTGGTGTCGCCGATCTACCACTCCGCTCCCCTGCGCTTCGCCACCGGGACCCTGCTGGCCGGGGGCGGCATCGCGATGCTGCCGCGCTTCGAGCCCGCCGCGTTCCTCGACGCCGTCGAGACGGTGCGCCCGACGACGATGTTCTGCGTCCCGGCGCACCTGCAGCGGTTGCGGCAGCACCTCGACCACACCGGCGGCCACCCCGACCTCTCCTCGTTCCGCCTCGTCGCACACGCCGGGGCCCCCTGCCCCGAGCCGGTCCGCCGGTGGGCGCACGACCGCTTCGGCGTCGACGCGGTCTGGGAGTTCTACGGATCGACCGAGGGACAGTGGACCGCCTGCCGTGCGCAGGAGTGGCGCGAGCACCCCGGCACGGTCGGTCGTGCGCGGCCGGGACGGGTCGTGACGGTCGACGACGAGGGCCTGCTCTGGTGCGTCGTCCCGCCGTGGGGACGCTTCACCTACTGGCGCGACGACGACAAGACGGCCGACGCGTGGCGCGAGACGGCCGCGGGGCCGGCGTTCACCGTCGGCGACCTCGGGCGGGTGGAGGACGGCTACGTGCACCTCGACGCCCGGCGCAGCGACCTCGTGATCAGCGGTGGCGTGAACGTCTACCCGGCCGAGGTCGAGGCCGCGCTGGAGGACGTCCCCGGCGTGGTCGAGGTGGCCGTGTTCGGACGACCCGACGACCGGTGGGGACAGCGTGTGGTGGCGGCCTACGTCGGCGACGTGGACGAGGACGTCCTGCGCGGGCGCGCGACGGAGCGGCTCGCGCCCCCGAAGCGTCCGAAGGAGTACGAGCGGCTCGACGCGCTCCCCCGCACGGCCACGGGCAAGGTGCGGCGCACGGAGCTGTGA
- a CDS encoding SH3 domain-containing protein translates to MPTVGALAVLGAAVAVVSSDAEVAPASASVAAPADDIITEALADTPEVNRSAERPELPDEDTVAVDVTGQKVALEDGVTIHADADSDSPVLKKVDQGDVLDVTGEKKDGWSEVVYKGLPRWVSTKKIADDLPLGTEPCPKLSESGMQPDTVKVFRAVCAKFPEISSYGAIAGRGEHATGHALDIMVRGPLGDQIAAFLQENRAELGIEYLIWEQRIWRPATSNSWRGMSSRGGDTANHFDHVHVTTYGNAATG, encoded by the coding sequence ATGCCCACCGTCGGCGCCCTCGCGGTGCTCGGTGCCGCGGTCGCCGTGGTGTCCTCCGACGCCGAGGTCGCGCCGGCCTCGGCCAGCGTCGCCGCCCCGGCCGACGACATCATCACCGAGGCGCTCGCCGACACCCCCGAGGTCAACCGCAGCGCCGAGCGTCCCGAGCTGCCCGACGAGGACACGGTCGCGGTCGACGTGACCGGCCAGAAGGTCGCCCTCGAGGACGGCGTGACGATCCACGCCGACGCCGACTCCGACTCCCCGGTGCTCAAGAAGGTCGACCAGGGCGACGTCCTGGACGTCACCGGCGAGAAGAAGGACGGCTGGAGCGAGGTCGTCTACAAGGGGCTTCCGCGCTGGGTCAGCACGAAGAAGATCGCCGACGACCTCCCGCTCGGCACCGAGCCGTGCCCCAAGCTCTCCGAGAGCGGCATGCAGCCCGACACCGTCAAGGTGTTCCGGGCCGTGTGCGCCAAGTTCCCGGAGATCTCGTCGTACGGCGCGATCGCCGGCCGAGGCGAGCACGCCACCGGCCACGCTCTCGACATCATGGTGCGCGGTCCGCTGGGCGACCAGATCGCCGCGTTCCTGCAGGAGAACCGGGCCGAGCTCGGCATCGAGTACCTCATCTGGGAGCAGCGCATCTGGCGTCCGGCCACGTCGAACAGCTGGCGGGGCATGAGCAGCCGCGGTGGCGACACGGCCAACCACTTCGACCACGTGCACGTCACGACCTACGGCAACGCCGCCACCGGCTGA
- the coaE gene encoding dephospho-CoA kinase has translation MTLQVGLTGGIGSGKSTVSARLSELGAVVVDYDLLAREAVEPGSAALAAIGARFGDDVIAPDGTLDRPALGSVVFADEQARRDLEAITHPAIRELAAARIAQAPAESVVVHDHPLLVEMGMAGQCDTVVVVDVPTDVQVERLVEQRGMTEADARARLAAQTSREERLAVADEVLDNSGTREQLLDVVDALWERLAG, from the coding sequence ATGACGCTCCAGGTCGGTCTCACCGGCGGCATCGGCTCGGGCAAGAGCACCGTCAGCGCGCGGCTGTCCGAGCTGGGCGCCGTGGTGGTGGACTACGACCTGTTGGCGCGTGAGGCCGTCGAGCCCGGCTCCGCGGCTCTGGCGGCCATCGGCGCGCGCTTCGGTGACGACGTGATCGCCCCGGACGGGACGCTGGACCGGCCGGCCCTGGGGTCGGTCGTCTTCGCCGACGAGCAGGCCCGGCGCGACCTCGAGGCCATCACCCACCCCGCCATCCGCGAGCTCGCCGCCGCGCGGATCGCCCAGGCTCCCGCAGAGTCGGTCGTGGTGCACGACCACCCCCTCCTCGTGGAGATGGGGATGGCCGGGCAGTGCGACACGGTGGTCGTGGTCGACGTCCCGACCGACGTCCAGGTCGAGCGGCTCGTCGAGCAGCGCGGGATGACCGAGGCCGACGCCCGGGCCCGTCTGGCTGCCCAGACGTCGCGGGAGGAACGCCTCGCCGTCGCGGACGAGGTGCTCGACAACAGCGGGACCCGCGAGCAGCTCCTCGACGTCGTCGACGCCCTCTGGGAACGCCTCGCCGGCTGA
- a CDS encoding RNA polymerase sigma factor RpoD/SigA translates to MTSTRHESAEGKDSVGMYLAEIARTPLLDAAREVELSRSIEAGLYAQHLLDEGRVGRAKGGAPKRATREELEFIAAEGERAQQEFVQANLRLVVSIARKYGRSAMPMLDLVQEGNTGLIRAVEKFDYAKGFKFSTYATWWVRQAITRGIAQQARVVRLPVHVVEELNQVTAARRTLERTLGYDPEPQEIAEELGMDVDRVIDLLSWGRDHVSLDTPVDDDGDTSLGDLIARDTSPGPDLAVLDDETKHLISTLIDHLGPREADIVRARYGLLDGRQQKLADIGKRHGISAERVRQLERQALVTLRKIADPDLAA, encoded by the coding sequence ATGACGTCAACGAGGCACGAGAGCGCCGAGGGCAAGGACAGCGTCGGCATGTACCTGGCCGAGATCGCCCGGACGCCGCTGCTGGACGCCGCCCGCGAGGTCGAGCTCAGCCGGAGCATCGAGGCCGGGCTGTACGCCCAGCACCTGCTCGACGAGGGACGCGTCGGCCGCGCCAAGGGCGGTGCGCCCAAGCGCGCTACCCGCGAGGAGCTGGAGTTCATCGCCGCCGAGGGCGAGCGTGCGCAGCAGGAGTTCGTGCAGGCCAACCTGCGTCTGGTCGTCTCCATCGCCCGCAAGTACGGGCGCTCGGCCATGCCGATGCTCGACCTGGTGCAGGAGGGCAACACCGGCCTGATCCGCGCGGTCGAGAAGTTCGACTACGCCAAGGGCTTCAAGTTCTCCACCTACGCCACGTGGTGGGTGCGTCAGGCGATCACCCGAGGCATCGCGCAGCAGGCACGCGTCGTGCGGCTGCCCGTGCACGTGGTCGAGGAGCTGAACCAGGTCACGGCTGCTCGCCGCACGCTGGAGCGGACCCTCGGCTACGACCCGGAGCCGCAGGAGATCGCCGAGGAGCTCGGCATGGACGTCGACCGCGTGATCGACCTGCTGTCCTGGGGTCGCGACCACGTGAGCCTCGACACCCCGGTCGACGACGACGGCGACACCTCGCTGGGTGACCTCATCGCCCGCGACACGTCGCCCGGTCCCGACCTGGCGGTGCTCGACGACGAGACCAAGCACCTGATCAGCACGCTGATCGACCACCTCGGTCCGCGCGAGGCCGACATCGTGCGAGCCCGCTACGGCCTGCTCGACGGCCGTCAGCAGAAGCTCGCCGACATCGGCAAGCGCCACGGCATCTCCGCCGAGCGGGTCCGCCAGCTCGAGCGCCAGGCGCTCGTGACGCTGCGCAAGATCGCCGACCCCGACCTGGCGGCCTGA
- a CDS encoding geranylgeranyl reductase family protein, producing MRAILARGGMIGGMTLPERTDVLVVGAGPAGAAAAAWSARAGADVVLADAATFPRDKTCGDGLTPRAIAELDRLGLGTWTRSFGTNRGLRAAGFGQELLLPWPGGSLPDHGSAVPRTQLDARIRDVALADGARPLDHARAVDAERDSSGRVTGVVFAVGPDKQRHVVRCDRLVVADGVRSPLGKVLGREWHRDTAYGVAGRSYVKSGRADDPWISSHLELRDEDSSLLPGYGWIFPLGTAGEGGEVNLGVGALATAKRPAALQIRPLMQYYAELRRDEWELGPELRMPTSALLPMGGAVSGVAGPNWILVGDAAGCVNPLNGEGIDYGLETGRVGAELMTSGADLSTAWPELLVGHYGEAFSIARRLAGLITVPRLLPTLGPLGMRSHTLMTIALRVMGNLVTDEDRDLTARVWRWAGRRSVALDDRPPFTA from the coding sequence ATGCGCGCCATCCTGGCACGGGGTGGGATGATCGGGGGCATGACCCTGCCCGAGCGCACCGACGTCCTCGTGGTCGGCGCGGGGCCGGCCGGAGCCGCTGCCGCCGCCTGGTCCGCACGGGCCGGCGCCGACGTCGTGCTGGCCGACGCCGCCACCTTCCCGCGCGACAAGACGTGCGGTGACGGACTCACCCCCCGGGCGATCGCCGAGCTCGACCGGCTGGGCCTGGGCACGTGGACGCGCTCCTTCGGCACCAACCGGGGCCTGCGGGCCGCCGGCTTCGGCCAGGAGCTGCTGCTGCCCTGGCCCGGTGGCTCGCTGCCCGACCACGGCTCGGCGGTCCCCCGGACCCAGCTCGACGCGCGGATCCGCGACGTCGCGCTGGCCGACGGCGCCCGCCCCCTCGACCACGCGCGCGCGGTCGACGCCGAGCGCGACAGCTCGGGTCGGGTCACGGGCGTCGTGTTCGCCGTGGGACCGGACAAGCAGCGCCACGTGGTCCGGTGCGACCGGCTCGTCGTGGCCGACGGCGTCCGCTCCCCCCTGGGCAAGGTGCTGGGCCGTGAGTGGCACCGCGACACCGCCTACGGTGTCGCCGGCCGGTCGTACGTGAAGTCCGGCCGCGCCGACGACCCCTGGATCTCCTCGCACCTCGAGCTGCGTGACGAGGACTCCTCACTCCTGCCCGGGTACGGGTGGATCTTCCCGCTCGGCACCGCCGGCGAGGGCGGCGAGGTGAACCTCGGCGTCGGCGCCCTGGCCACGGCCAAGCGACCCGCGGCGCTGCAGATCCGACCGCTCATGCAGTACTACGCCGAGCTGCGACGTGACGAGTGGGAGCTCGGCCCCGAGCTGCGGATGCCGACGTCGGCGCTGCTGCCCATGGGCGGCGCGGTCTCCGGCGTGGCCGGACCCAACTGGATCCTGGTCGGCGACGCCGCCGGGTGCGTCAACCCGCTCAACGGCGAGGGCATCGACTACGGCCTCGAGACCGGCCGGGTGGGGGCGGAGCTGATGACCTCGGGGGCCGACCTCTCGACGGCCTGGCCCGAGCTCCTCGTCGGCCACTACGGCGAGGCGTTCTCCATCGCACGGCGCCTCGCGGGGCTCATCACGGTCCCGCGCCTGCTGCCCACGCTCGGCCCGCTGGGCATGCGGTCCCACACGCTCATGACGATCGCTCTGCGGGTCATGGGCAACCTCGTCACCGACGAGGACCGTGACCTCACTGCGCGGGTGTGGCGCTGGGCGGGACGGCGGTCGGTCGCCCTGGACGACCGACCACCGTTCACCGCCTGA
- a CDS encoding queuosine precursor transporter — protein sequence MASPSSAPSAGPGTVRFASSGSSYYAVVLALFCTIIVVSNIVAAKPIEIGTGSFSLGPVQVWPLLVDGGAVLFPLAYVLGDVVAEVYGFRAARRAVLVGFACAVLAVLTFAVVQRIPGASFYANQDAYEAVLGPVGQIVLASVVGYVCGQLTNAWVLTRMKARTAERALVVRLASSTGVGELVDTFLFCAIAASAIGITGFGGFLNYFVVGVLFKCAVELLVMPVTVTVIARLKAAEPTY from the coding sequence ATGGCCTCACCGTCGTCCGCTCCGTCCGCGGGCCCCGGCACAGTCCGCTTCGCGTCGTCGGGCTCGTCGTACTACGCCGTGGTGCTCGCGCTGTTCTGCACGATCATCGTGGTCTCGAACATCGTGGCCGCCAAGCCCATCGAGATCGGCACGGGCTCGTTCAGCCTCGGCCCGGTCCAGGTCTGGCCCCTGCTCGTGGACGGTGGAGCCGTGCTGTTCCCCCTGGCCTACGTCCTGGGCGACGTCGTGGCCGAGGTGTACGGCTTCCGGGCAGCCCGCCGGGCCGTGCTGGTGGGCTTCGCGTGCGCGGTCCTGGCCGTCCTGACGTTCGCGGTCGTCCAGCGGATCCCGGGCGCATCGTTCTACGCCAACCAGGACGCGTACGAGGCGGTGCTGGGCCCGGTCGGCCAGATCGTCCTGGCCAGCGTGGTCGGCTACGTCTGCGGGCAGCTCACGAACGCCTGGGTGCTCACCCGCATGAAGGCCCGCACCGCAGAACGCGCGCTCGTCGTGCGGCTGGCGTCGTCGACCGGCGTCGGCGAGCTGGTCGACACGTTCCTGTTCTGCGCCATCGCCGCGTCGGCCATCGGCATCACCGGGTTCGGCGGCTTCCTGAACTACTTCGTCGTGGGCGTGCTGTTCAAGTGCGCGGTCGAGCTGCTCGTCATGCCGGTCACCGTGACGGTCATCGCGCGGCTGAAGGCGGCCGAGCCGACGTACTGA
- the tgt gene encoding tRNA guanosine(34) transglycosylase Tgt: MTTPSFFEVEARLDGRAGRTGTITTAHGAIRTPAFVPVGTKATVKAVLPEAMAELGAQALLANAYHLYLQPGDDVVEAAGGLGRFMGWDGPTFTDSGGFQVMSLGSGYRKTLSMDASTDAADVIATDKDRLAHVDEEGVTFRSHLDGSTHRFTPEVSMGIQHRLGADIIFAFDELTTLLDSRTYQEEALARTHAWAARCLAEHGRLAAERASRPGPSGGPGPGTPAPALFGVVQGAQHEDLRRRAARDLAALEVDGTRFDGFGIGGAIEKENLATIVGWVTDELPEDRPRHLLGIGEPDDLFAAVEAGADTFDCVGPSRVARSSRVYTADGRENLLVAASRRRFEPIEDGCDCYTCAHYTRAYLHHLFKAKEYVAATLTTIHNERYVVRLVDRMRGAIEDGTFDDLRDETLGRIAASR; the protein is encoded by the coding sequence ATGACGACCCCATCCTTCTTCGAGGTCGAGGCCCGACTCGACGGGCGGGCCGGACGCACCGGCACCATCACGACCGCCCACGGCGCCATCCGGACACCGGCCTTCGTCCCCGTGGGCACCAAGGCCACGGTCAAGGCGGTCCTGCCGGAGGCGATGGCCGAGCTGGGCGCGCAGGCGCTGCTCGCGAACGCCTACCACCTCTACCTCCAGCCCGGCGACGACGTCGTGGAGGCCGCCGGCGGACTCGGCCGCTTCATGGGCTGGGACGGCCCCACCTTCACCGACTCCGGCGGGTTCCAGGTGATGAGCCTCGGCTCCGGCTATCGCAAGACCCTGTCGATGGACGCGTCCACGGACGCCGCCGACGTGATCGCCACGGACAAGGACCGCCTGGCGCACGTCGACGAGGAGGGCGTCACGTTCCGCAGTCACCTCGACGGATCCACGCACCGCTTCACGCCCGAGGTGTCGATGGGCATCCAGCACCGCCTGGGCGCCGACATCATCTTCGCCTTCGACGAGCTCACGACCCTGCTCGACTCCCGGACCTACCAGGAGGAGGCCCTCGCCCGCACGCACGCCTGGGCGGCCCGGTGCCTGGCCGAGCACGGCCGACTCGCGGCCGAACGCGCGTCTCGGCCCGGCCCCTCCGGCGGCCCCGGGCCCGGCACCCCCGCCCCGGCCCTGTTCGGCGTCGTCCAGGGTGCCCAGCACGAGGACCTGCGCCGCCGTGCGGCCCGCGACCTCGCCGCCCTGGAGGTCGACGGCACCCGCTTCGACGGCTTCGGCATCGGCGGCGCCATCGAGAAGGAGAACCTCGCGACCATCGTCGGATGGGTCACCGACGAGCTGCCCGAGGACCGGCCCCGACACCTGCTGGGCATCGGCGAGCCGGACGACCTGTTCGCGGCGGTCGAGGCAGGGGCGGACACCTTCGACTGCGTGGGCCCGTCCAGGGTGGCGCGGTCGTCGCGCGTGTACACCGCCGACGGACGCGAGAACCTGCTGGTCGCCGCGTCACGGCGTCGCTTCGAGCCCATCGAGGACGGCTGCGACTGCTACACCTGCGCGCACTACACCCGCGCCTACCTGCATCACCTGTTCAAGGCCAAGGAGTACGTGGCGGCCACGCTCACCACGATCCACAACGAGCGCTACGTCGTGCGGCTGGTCGACCGGATGCGCGGCGCCATCGAGGACGGCACGTTCGACGACCTGCGCGACGAGACGCTCGGCCGCATCGCGGCGTCGCGCTGA